From the genome of Candidatus Hydrogenedentota bacterium:
TTACTCCCGAAACGGATCCTGCCTCGCAACTCGAGCTTGGGGCGGACATCGCGCGCAGCTTCCGGAACCCGTCCATGCTCGAGCGCGCCTTGCGCACTTCGAGCTATACGGAATTCCTGGCGTTGTTGAAGAGTGCGAGTGGAGAAGAATAACGTTGGCGTCAGGATCATCGGTCCTGCTTTGGATGGCTTCCTGAGATGGGGGAGAAACACAATGCTTATTGGAGTACCAAAGGAAATCAAGGCAGATGAACGCCGCGTGGCCATCGTCCCCTCGGGCGTGGCGGCCTTCCGTAAACATAGTCACCGCGTCATGGTAGAAAAGGGCGCCGGACTCGGCAGCGGCATTTCCGATGAGGCGTATGCCGCCGCCGGCGCCGAAATCGTCGCCGAACCCAAAGACATCTGGGCACGCGCGGAGATGATCGTCAAGGTAAAAGAGCCCATCGGCGACGAACTCGAGTGGATGTGGTCCGGACAGATTATCTACACCTACCTCCATCTCGCCTCGAACGAAGCGCTCACCCACAAGATGCTCGAGAAAGAGGTTATCGGCGTTGCTTACGAGACCGTGCAGTTGCCCGATGCGTCGCTGCCCTTGTTGGCGCCCATGAGCGAAGTCGCCGGACGCCTCGCCGCCCAGATCGGCGCGCACTGCCTCGAAGCGAGTTCCCGGGGGATGGGCATCCTCCTCGGGGGCGTATCCGGCGTCAAACCGGCCAACGTCACCATCCTCGGGGCGGGGGTCGCGGGCACCAACGCCTGCCACCTCTGCGTCAGCATGGGCGCACACGTCAC
Proteins encoded in this window:
- the ald gene encoding alanine dehydrogenase, with amino-acid sequence MLIGVPKEIKADERRVAIVPSGVAAFRKHSHRVMVEKGAGLGSGISDEAYAAAGAEIVAEPKDIWARAEMIVKVKEPIGDELEWMWSGQIIYTYLHLASNEALTHKMLEKEVIGVAYETVQLPDASLPLLAPMSEVAGRLAAQIGAHCLEASSRGMGILLGGVSGVKPANVTILGAGVAGTNACHLCVSMGAHVTVLDINPSRLRYLYDIMASRVTTVMSNTANLADEVACADLVIGAVLIPGARTPRLITDDLVSQMRPGSAFVDIAIDQGGCSDTSRPTTHHDPTYVVHDVVHYCVSNMPGAVPRTSTYALTNVTLGYGLAIAKQGIDAAIEADPAVKKGVNTYKGKLTCKAVADAFGMQHSEI